From Drosophila suzukii chromosome 2R, CBGP_Dsuzu_IsoJpt1.0, whole genome shotgun sequence, a single genomic window includes:
- the zip gene encoding myosin heavy chain, non-muscle isoform X5 yields MSEEVDRNDPELKYLSVERNQFNDPATQAEWTQKRLVWVPHENQGFVAASIKREHGDEVEVELAETGKRVMILRDDIQKMNPPKFDKVEDMAELTCLNEASVLHNIKDRYYSGLIYTYSGLFCVVVNPYKKLPIYTEKIMERYKGIKRHEVPPHVFAITDSAYRNMLGDREDQSILCTGESGAGKTENTKKVIQFLAYVAASKPKGSGAVPHPAVLIGELEQQLLQANPILEAFGNAKTVKNDNSSRFGKFIRINFDASGFISGANIETYLLEKSRAIRQAKDERTFHIFYQLLAGATPEQREKFILDDVKSYAFLSNGSLPVPGVDDYAEFQATVKSMNIMGMTSEDFNSIFRIVSAVLLFGSMKFRQERNNDQATLPDNTVAQKIAHLLGLSVTDMTRAFLTPRIKVGRDFVTKAQTKEQVEFAVEAIAKACYERMFKWLVNRINRSLDRTKRQGASFIGILDMAGFEIFELNSFEQLCINYTNEKLQQLFNHTMFILEQEEYQREGIEWKFIDFGLDLQPTIDLIDKPGGIMALLDEECWFPKATDRTFVDKLVSAHSMHPKFMKTDFRGVADFAIVHYAGRVDYSAAKWLMKNMDPLNENIVSLLQGSQDPFVVNIWKDAEIVGMAQQALTDTQFGARTRKGMFRTVSHLYKEQLAKLMDTLRNTNPNFVRCIIPNHEKRAGKIDAPLVLDQLRCNGVLEGIRICRQGFPNRIPFQEFRQRYELLTPNVIPKGFMDGKKACEKMIQALELDSNLYRVGQSKIFFRAGVLAHLEEERDFKISDLIVNFQAFCRGFLARRNYQKRLQQLNAIRIIQRNCAAYLKLRNWQWWRLYTKVKPLLEVTKQEEKLVQKEDELKQVREKLDTLAKNTQEYERKYQQALVEKTTLAEQLQAEIELCAEAEESRSRLMARKQELEDMMQELETRIEEEEERVLALGGEKKKLELNIQDLEEQLEEEEAARQKLQLEKVQLDAKIKKYEEDLALTDDQNQKLLKEKKLLEERANDLSQTLAEEEEKAKHLAKLKAKHEATIAELEERMHKDQQQRQESDRSKRKIETEVADLKEQLNERRVQVEEMQAQLAKREEELTQTLLRIDEESATKATAQKAQRELESQLAEIQEDLEAEKAARAKAEKVRRDLSEELEALKNELLDSLDTTAAQQELRSKREQELATLKKSLEEETVNHEGVLAEMRHKHSQELNGINDQLENLRKAKTVLEKAKGTLEAENADLATELRSVNSSRQENDRRRKQAESQIAELQVKLAEIERARSELQEKCTKLQQEAENITNQLEEAELKASAAVKSASNMESQLTEAQQLLEEETRQKLGLSSKLRQIESEKEALQEQLEEDDEAKRNYERKLAEVTAQMQEIKKKAEEDADLAKELEEGKKRLNKDIEALERQVKELIAQNDRLDKSKKKIQSELEDATIELEAQRTKVLELEKKQKNFDKILAEEKAISEQIAQERDTAEREAREKETKVLSVSRELDEAFDKIEDLENKRKTLQNELDDLANTQGTADKNVHELEKAKRALESQLAELKAQNEELEDDLQLTEDAKLRLEVNMQALRSQFERDLLAKEEGAEEKRRGLVKQLRDLETELDEERKQRTAAVASKKKLEGDLKEIETTMEMHNKVKEDALKHAKKLQAQVKDALRDAEEAKAAKEELQALSKEAERKVKALEAEVLQLTEDLASSERARRAAETERDELAEEIANNANKGSLMIDEKRRLEARIATLEEELEEEQSNSEVLLDRSRKAQLQIEQLTTELANEKSNSQKNENGRALLERQNKELKAKLAEIETAQRTKVKATIATLEAKIANLEEQLENEGKERLLQQKANRKMDKKIKELTMNIEDERRHVDQHKEQMDKLNSRIKLLKRNLDETEEELQKEKTQKRKYQRECEDMIESQEAMNREINSLKTKLRSIQVAETEKAKAYSPKKDAALIMNYAPAAWVSAPAGSRAHLHQSAQEEAAAAGTTHRCRMNH; encoded by the exons ATGTCGGAGGAAGTAGATCGCAACGATCCGGAGCTCAAGTACCTCTCGGTGGAGCGCAACCAGTTCAACGATCCGGCCACACAGGCCGAGTGGACACAGAAGCGTCTGGTGTGGGTGCCGCACGAGAACCAG GGCTTCGTGGCCGCCAGTATTAAGCGGGAGCATGGCGACGAGGTCGAAGTGGAGCTGGCCGAGACCGGCAAGCGGGTGATGATCCTGCGCGACGACATACAGAAGATGAATCCGCCAAAGTTCGACAAAGTCGAGGACATGGCCGAGCTGACGTGCCTGAACGAGGCCTCCGTTCTGCACAACATCAAGGACAGATACTACTCTGGCCTGATCTAT ACATATTCCGGTCTCTTCTGCGTTGTGGTCAACCCCTACAAGAAACTACCGATCTACACCGAAAAGATTATGGAACGGTATAAGGGCATAAAGCGACACGAAGTGCCTCCGCATGTATTTGCAATAACGGATAGTGCCTATAGAAACATGTTGGGTG ATCGCGAAGACCAATCGATTTTGTGTACTGGCGAATCGGGTGCTGGCAAGACGGAGAACACCAAGAAGGTCATCCAATTTCTGGCCTATGTGGCAGCCTCCAAGCCCAAGGGCTCCGGTGCG GTGCCGCATCCCGCCGTGCTCATT GGCGAGCTGGAGCAACAGCTGCTGCAGGCGAATCCCATACTGGAAGCCTTTGGTAACGCCAAGACCGTCAAGAACGATAACTCTTCGCGTTTC GGCAAATTCATCCGGATCAACTTCGATGCTTCGGGCTTCATCTCGGGGGCCAACATCGAAACCTATCTGCTGGAGAAGTCGCGTGCCATTCGTCAAGCGAAGGACGAACGAACATTCCATATTTTCTACCAATTGCTGGCGGGGGCCACGCCGGAGCAGCGCGAGAAGTTCATACTCGATGACGTCAAGTCGTATGCATTCCTGTCCAACGGCAGCCTGCCCGTGCCCGGCGTGGACGACTACGCCGAGTTCCAGGCAACGGTCAAGTCGATGAACATTATGGGCATGACCTCCGAGGATTTCAACTCGATATTCCGGATCGTGAGCGCTGTTCTGTTGTTCGGCAGCATGAAATTCCGTCAGGAGCGCAACAACGACCAGGCCACGCTGCCAGACAACACGGTGGCCCAGAAGATCGCGCACCTGCTCGGCCTCAGTGTGACGGACATGACTCGGGCCTTCCTGACCCCACGTATCAAAGTGGGACGGGACTTTGTCACGAAAGCCCAAACAAAGGAGCAGGTGGAGTTTGCCGTGGAGGCCATTGCCAAGGCGTGCTACGAGCGCATGTTCAAATGGCTCGTGAACCGCATTAACCGTTCTCTGGACCGCACAAAGCGCCAGGGCGCCTCCTTCATCGGCATTCTCGATATGGCCGGCTTTGAAATCTTCGAGCTAAATTCCTTTGAGCAGCTGTGCATCAACTATACCAACGAGAAGCTGCAGCAACTATTCAACCACACCATGTTTATTCTGGAGCAAGAGGAGTACCAGCGAGAGGGGATTGAGTGGAAGTTTATTGACTTCGGGCTAGATCTGCAGCCTACCATCGATCTGATCGACAAGCCCGGCGGCATTATGGCCTTGCTGGATGAGGAGTGCTGGTTCCCCAAGGCCACCGATAGGACGTTTGTCGACAAGCTCGTTTCGGCCCACTCCATGCACCCTAAGTTCATGAAGACCGACTTTCGCGGTGTCGCCGACTTTGCCATCGTGCACTACGCCGGCCGCGTTGACTACTCGGCGGCCAAGTGGCTGATGAAGAACATGGACCCACTGAACGAGAACATCGTGTCGCTGCTGCAGGGTTCGCAGGATCCGTTCGTGGTGAACATCTGGAAGGATGCGGAGATCGTTGGCATGGCACAGCAGGCCCTGACTGATACTCAGTTCGGGGCCCGCACCCGCAAGGGCATGTTCCGCACCGTGTCTCATCTTTACAAGGAGCAGCTGGCTAAGTTGATGGACACGCTGCGCAACACGAACCCGAACTTTGTGCGCTGTATCATACCGAACCACGAGAAGCGCGCCGGCAAGATCGATGCTCCCTTGGTGCTCGACCAGTTGCGTTGCAACGGCGTGCTCGAGGGCATTCGTATCTGCCGACAGGGCTTCCCCAATCGCATACCCTTCCAGGAGTTCCGCCAACGCTACGAACTGCTCACGCCCAACGTGATTCCCAAGGGTTTCATGGACGGCAAGAAGGCCTGTGAGAAGATGATTCAGGCGCTGGAGCTCGACTCGAACCTGTATCGAGTGGGCCAGTCGAAGATCTTCTTCCGCGCTGGCGTCCTCGCTCACCTAGAGGAGGAGCGTGATTTCAAGATCTCCGACCTGATCGTCAACTTCCAGGCCTTCTGCCGTGGCTTCCTCGCGCGTCGCAACTACCAAAAGCGCTTGCAGCAGCTCAACGCTATTCGAATCATCCAGCGTAACTGCGCCGCCTACCTCAAGCTTCGCAACTGGCAGTGGTGGCGTCTGTACACGAAGGTCAAGCCTCTGTTGGAGGTGACCAAGCAGgaggagaagctcgtccaaaAGGAGGATGAGCTGAAGCAGGTGCGCGAGAAGCTTGATACTCTGGCCAAGAACACACAGGAGTACGAGCGCAAGTACCAGCAGGCTTTGGTGGAGAAGACAACTCTAGCTGAGCAGCTGCAAGCCGAAATTGAACTTTGCGCTGAGGCAGAAGAGTCGCGTTCCCGACTAATGGCGCGCAAGCAGGAACTGGAGGATATGATGCAGGAGCTAGAGACCCGCATCGAAGAAGAGGAAGAACGCGTCCTGGCCCTAGGAGGAGAGAAAAAGAAGTTGGAGCTGAATATTCAAGATCTGGAAGAGCAGTTGGAAGAAGAGGAGGCAGCCCGTCAGAAGTTGCAGTTGGAGAAGGTGCAGCTTGACGCCAAGATAAAAAAGTACGAAGAAGATCTCGCCCTAACCGACGACCAGAACCAAAAGCTTCTCAAGGAGAAAAAGCTACTGGAGGAGCGCGCTAACGATCTTTCCCAAACACTTgctgaggaggaggagaaggcTAAGCACCTGGCCAAGCTGAAGGCCAAACACGAGGCCACAATCGCCGAGCTCGAGGAACGCATGCACAAGGATCAACAGCAGCGTCAAGAGTCTGACCGATCTAAGCGAAAAATCGAGACCGAAGTAGCCGACCTCAAAGAGCAGCTCAATGAGCGCCGCGTCCAGGTGGAGGAGATGCAGGCTCAGCTGGCCAAGCGTGAGGAGGAACTTACCCAGACTCTCTTGCGCATCGATGAGGAGTCTGCCACCAAGGCCACCGCCCAGAAGGCTCAGCGCGAGCTAGAGTCACAGCTGGCCGAGATCCAAGAGGATCTGGAGGCCGAAAAGGCAGCCCGTGCAAAGGCAGAGAAGGTTAGACGCGACCTTAGCGAAGAACTGGAGGCCCTCAAGAATGAATTGCTCGACTCCCTGGACACCACAGCCG CCCAGCAGGAACTGCGCTCTAAGCGCGAACAGGAGTTAGCCACGCTGAAAAAGTCGCTCGAAGAGGAGACCGTCAACCACGAGGGCGTTTTGGCTGAAATGAGGCACAAGCACTCTCAGGAGCTTAACGGCATTAACGACCAGCTTGAAAACCTACGTAAAGCCAAGACAGTCCTCGAAAAGGCCAAAGGAACCTTGGAGGCGGAGAACGCCGACTTGGCCACCGAACTGCGAAGCGTCAACAGCTCCCGGCAAGAGAACGATCGCCGGCGCAAGCAGGCAGAGTCGCAGATTGCTGAATTGCAG GTCAAACTCGCTGAGATTGAACGCGCCCGCTCGGAACTGCAGGAGAAATGCACAAAGCTGCAGCAGGAAGCTGAAAACATAACAAACCAGCTGGAGGAAGCCGAACTAAAGGCATCGGCCGCCGTTAAGTCTGCGAGCAACATGGAATCGCAACTCACCGAAGCTCAACAGCTGTTGGAGGAGGAAACGCGCCAGAAGCTGGGTCTCAGCTCCAAGCTGCGTCAGATCGAATCAGAAAAAGAAGCTCTACAAGAGCAGCTCGAGGAGGATGATGAAGCCAAGCGCAACTACGAACGAAAGCTGGCAGAAGTCACCGCGCAGATGCAGGAGATTAAAAAGAAGGCCGAGGAAGACGCGGATCTGGCCAAGGAACTGGAGGAGGGCAAGAAGCGACTCAACAAGGACATCGAAGCCTTGGAGCGTCAGGTCAAGGAACTAATTGCCCAGAATGACCGCCTCGATAAGAGTAAAAAGAAGATTCAGTCGGAGCTTGAAGATGCCACAATTGAGCTGGAGGCGCAACGCACCAAG GTGCTCGAATTGGAGAAGAAGCAAAAGAACTTCGACAAGATCCTCGCCGAGGAGAAAGCCATATCAGAACAGATCGCCCAGGAGCGCGATACTGCAGAGCGGGAGGCGCGCGAAAAGGAGACCAAGGTGCTGTCGGTTTCCCGCGAGCTAGACGAAGCCTTCGACAAGATAGAAGACCTCGAGAACAAGCGCAAGACCCTCCAAAACGAACTCGACGACCTGGCCAACACCCAGGGCACCGCTGACAAGAACGTCCATGAGCTGGAGAAGGCGAAGAGGGCGCTAGAGTCTCAGCTGGCCGAACTGAAAGCACAAAACGAAGAGCTCGAGGACGATCTGCAACTGACTGAAGACGCTAAACTGCGCTTGGAAGTCAACATGCAAGCCCTTCGCTCTCAGTTCGAACGCGACCTGCTGGCTAAGGAGGAAGGCGCCGAGGAGAAAAGACGCGGGCTCGTCAAACAATTGCGGGATCTTGAAACCGAATTGGACGAGGAACGCAAGCAACGCACGGCCGCCGTGGCGTCAAAGAAGAAGCTGGAGGGCGACCTGAAGGAGATCGAGACCACAATGGAGATGCATAATAAGGTGAAGGAGGATGCGTTGAAGCATGCGAAGAAGCTGCAAGCACAAGTGAAGGACGCGCTGCGCGACGCCGAGGAGGCTAAAGCCGCCAAGGAGGAGCTGCAGGCCCTGAGCAAAGAGGCCGAGCGTAAGGTCAAGGCCCTGGAAGCAGAAGTATTACAACTGACCGAGGATCTGGCCAGCTCAGAGAGGGCGCGCCGTGCTGCTGAAACGGAGCGCGACGAACTGGCCGAGGAAATTGCCAATAATGCCAACAAGGGCTCCTTAATGATCGACGAGAAGCGCCGACTGGAGGCCCGCATCGCCACTCTTGAGGAGGAGCTGGAGGAAGAACAGTCCAACTCAGAGGTGCTGCTGGACCGCAGCCGCAAGGCGCAGCTGCAGATTGAGCAGTTGACCACCGAGTTGGCCAATGAAAAATCCAACTCCCAAAAGAACGAGAACGGCCGTGCTCTGCTCGAACGCCAAAACAAGGAGCTAAAGGCCAAGCTTGCTGAAATCGAAACGGCGCAGCGCACCAAGGTGAAGGCCACGATTGCCACGCTCGAGGCCAAGATCGCCAACCTCGAGGAGCAGCTAGAGAATGAGGGCAAGGAGCGACTGTTGCAGCAGAAGGCCAACCGCAAGATGGACAAGAAGATTAAGGAGCTTACGATGAACATCGAGGACGAACGGAGACATGTCGACCAGCACAAGGAGCAAATGGATAAG CTGAATAGCCGCATTAAACTGCTCAAGCGCAACCTGGACGAGACCGAAGAGGAGCTGCAGAAGGAGAAGACGCAGAAGCGCAAGTACCAGCGTGAGTGCGAGGACATGATTGAATCGCAGGAAGCCATGAATCGTGAGATTAACTCACTCAAAACGAAACTACG CTCCATACAAGTGGCCGAGACTGAAAAGGCCAAGGCATATTCGCCCAAAAAGGATGCCGCACTTATTATGAATT ACGCACCGGCGGCATGGGTCTCAGCTCCAGCCGGCTCACGGGCACACCTTCATCAAAGCGCGCAGgaggaggcggcggcggcggggACGACTCATCGGTGCAGGATGAATCATTAG